The following proteins come from a genomic window of Pseudomonas sp. MAG733B:
- a CDS encoding amino acid ABC transporter ATP-binding protein yields MPLLRISALHKYYGDHHVLKGIDLSVEEGQVVAIIGRSGSGKSTLLRTLNGLESINDGVIEVDGEYLDAARADLRSLRQKVGMVFQQFNLFPHLTVGENVMLAPQVVQKVPKAKAAELAREMLERVGLGEKFDAFPDRLSGGQQQRVAIARALAMSPKVLLCDEITSALDPELVNEVLSVVRQLAKEGMTLIMVTHEMRFAREVGDKLVFMHMGKVHEVGDPKVLFANPQTAELANFIGTVEATA; encoded by the coding sequence ATGCCTCTGCTTAGAATTTCCGCCTTGCATAAATACTACGGCGATCACCATGTGCTCAAAGGCATCGACCTGAGCGTCGAGGAAGGCCAGGTAGTGGCGATCATCGGCCGCAGCGGCTCGGGCAAATCCACCTTGTTACGCACGCTCAACGGCCTGGAGTCGATCAACGACGGCGTGATCGAAGTCGATGGCGAATACCTCGACGCCGCCCGCGCCGATCTGCGCAGCCTGCGGCAGAAGGTCGGGATGGTGTTTCAGCAGTTCAATCTGTTCCCGCACCTGACCGTGGGCGAAAACGTGATGCTTGCGCCGCAAGTGGTGCAAAAGGTCCCGAAAGCCAAGGCCGCCGAGCTGGCGCGAGAGATGCTGGAACGAGTCGGGCTGGGAGAAAAATTCGACGCGTTCCCCGATCGGCTGTCCGGTGGGCAGCAACAACGGGTGGCGATTGCCCGCGCTCTGGCGATGTCGCCGAAGGTATTGCTGTGCGATGAAATCACCTCGGCGCTGGACCCGGAGCTGGTCAACGAAGTGTTGAGCGTGGTCCGGCAACTGGCCAAGGAAGGCATGACGCTGATCATGGTCACCCACGAAATGCGCTTCGCCCGGGAGGTTGGGGATAAGTTGGTGTTCATGCACATGGGCAAGGTGCATGAAGTGGGTGATCCGAAGGTTTTGTTTGCCAATCCGCAGACGGCGGAGTTGGCGAACTTCATTGGCACCGTCGAAGCGACAGCCTGA
- the ppx gene encoding exopolyphosphatase, translated as MPQSQAKNLSLIAAIDLGSNSFHMVVAKAQNGEIRILERLGEKVQLAAGIDEERRLSEESMQRGLDCLKRFAQLINGMPLGAVRIVGTNALREARNRAEFIHRAEEILGHPVEVISGREEARLIYLGVSHTLADTPGKRLVADIGGGSTEFIIGQRFEPLLRESLQMGCVSYTQRYFKDGKITPARYAQAYTAARLEIMSIEHALHRLTWDEAIGSSGTIRAIGLALKAGGHGSGEVNAEGLAWLKRKLIKLGDVDKIDFEGIKPDRRAIFPAGLAILEAIFDSLELQRMDHCEGALREGVLYDLLGRHHHEDVRERTLTSLMERYHVDLEQAVRVERKALHAFDQVAKDWDLEDGVWRELLGWAAKVHEVGLDIAHYQYHKHGAYLIEHSDLAGFSREDQLMLALLVRGHRRNIPKDKFADFDDDGIKLIRLCVLLRFAILFHHIRGTQQMPQVELNAKGNHLEVVFPKNWLDENQLTQADFEIEAQWLTRVDVVLSVR; from the coding sequence ATGCCGCAATCCCAAGCCAAGAATCTGTCCCTGATCGCCGCAATCGACCTGGGCTCCAACAGCTTTCACATGGTCGTGGCCAAGGCCCAGAACGGCGAAATCCGTATTCTCGAGCGTCTCGGGGAGAAGGTTCAGCTGGCCGCCGGCATCGACGAAGAGCGCCGTCTCAGCGAAGAATCCATGCAACGCGGGCTCGATTGCCTCAAGCGGTTTGCCCAACTGATCAACGGTATGCCGCTCGGCGCCGTGCGGATCGTCGGCACCAACGCCCTGCGCGAAGCCCGCAACCGCGCCGAATTCATCCACCGCGCCGAAGAAATCCTCGGCCATCCGGTGGAAGTCATCTCCGGCCGTGAAGAGGCGCGCCTGATCTACCTCGGCGTGTCCCACACCCTCGCCGACACGCCGGGCAAGCGCCTTGTGGCCGACATTGGCGGCGGCAGTACCGAATTCATCATAGGTCAGCGCTTCGAACCGTTGCTGCGCGAGAGCCTGCAAATGGGCTGCGTCAGCTACACCCAGCGTTATTTCAAGGACGGCAAGATCACTCCGGCCCGCTACGCCCAGGCGTACACCGCGGCGCGGCTGGAGATCATGAGCATCGAACACGCCCTGCACCGCCTGACCTGGGATGAAGCCATCGGCTCCTCGGGCACCATCCGCGCCATCGGTCTGGCGCTGAAGGCCGGCGGCCACGGCAGCGGTGAAGTCAACGCCGAAGGCCTGGCCTGGCTCAAGCGCAAGCTGATCAAACTCGGCGATGTCGACAAAATCGACTTCGAAGGCATCAAGCCTGATCGCCGGGCGATCTTCCCGGCGGGCCTGGCGATTCTCGAAGCGATCTTCGACTCCCTCGAACTGCAACGCATGGATCACTGCGAAGGTGCCCTGCGTGAAGGTGTGCTGTATGACCTGCTGGGCCGCCATCATCACGAAGACGTGCGCGAACGCACCCTGACTTCGCTGATGGAGCGTTATCACGTCGATCTGGAACAGGCCGTTCGCGTCGAGCGCAAAGCCCTGCATGCCTTCGATCAGGTGGCCAAGGATTGGGATCTGGAAGACGGCGTCTGGCGTGAACTGCTCGGCTGGGCGGCCAAGGTCCATGAAGTGGGCCTGGACATCGCTCACTATCAGTATCACAAGCACGGCGCCTACCTGATCGAGCATTCCGACCTGGCCGGCTTCTCCCGCGAAGACCAGTTGATGCTCGCGCTACTGGTGCGTGGCCACCGCCGCAACATCCCCAAGGACAAGTTCGCCGATTTCGACGATGACGGCATCAAGCTGATTCGCCTGTGCGTGCTGCTGCGCTTTGCGATCCTGTTCCACCACATCCGCGGCACCCAGCAAATGCCTCAGGTAGAACTCAACGCCAAGGGCAATCACCTGGAAGTGGTGTTCCCGAAAAACTGGCTGGATGAAAACCAGCTGACCCAGGCCGACTTCGAAATCGAAGCGCAATGGCTGACGCGGGTGGATGTCGTCCTCAGCGTTCGCTGA
- the ppk1 gene encoding polyphosphate kinase 1: MNTEGLTEVAVQDAQPVVEQIAETPPELEPAPPAVVAEAAAAAPAIAIPGLDDSSLYIHRELSQLQFNIRVLEQALDESYPLLERLKFLLIFSSNLDEFFEIRVAGLKKQITFAREQAGADGLQPHQALARISELVHGHVDRQYAILNDILLPELEKHQVRFIRRRNWTTKLKTWVRRYFRDEIAPIITPIGLDPTHPFPLLVNKSLNFIVELEGIDAFGRDSGLAIIPAPRLLPRIIKVPEEVGGAGDNYVFLSSMIHAHADDLFQGMKVKGCYQFRLTRNADLALDSEDVEDLARALRGELFSRRYGDAVRLEVADTCPKHLSDYLLKQFNLGETELYQVNGPVNLTRLFSITGLDSQRELQYLPFTPQIPKLLQNSENIFSVISKQDILLLHPFESFTPVVDLLRQAAKDPHVLAVRQTLYRSGANSEIVDALVDAARNGKEVTAVIELRARFDEESNLQLASRLQAAGAVVIYGVVGFKTHAKMMLILRREAGEIVRYAHLGTGNYHAGNARLYTDYSLLTSDDALCEDVGKLFSQLIGMGKTLRMKKLLHAPFTLKKGMLDMIARETQFALDGKPAHIIAKFNSLTDPKIIRALYKASQSGVRIDLVVRGMCCLRPGIAGVSHNIHVRSIIGRFLEHTRVFYFLNGGDEQMFLSSADWMERNLDKRVETCFPVEGKKLIMRVKKELELYLTDNTHSWSLQSDGRYIRNTPTGNQNPRSAQATLLERLGSPILAVR, from the coding sequence ATGAATACCGAAGGACTCACTGAAGTTGCCGTACAAGACGCTCAACCCGTGGTCGAGCAAATCGCCGAAACCCCGCCGGAGCTGGAGCCTGCTCCACCCGCGGTGGTAGCCGAAGCCGCTGCGGCGGCACCGGCGATTGCCATTCCCGGTCTGGATGACAGCAGCCTGTACATCCACCGCGAGCTGTCGCAACTGCAGTTCAACATCCGCGTGCTGGAACAGGCGCTGGACGAGTCCTATCCATTGCTGGAGCGGCTGAAGTTTCTGCTGATCTTCTCCAGCAACCTGGACGAGTTCTTCGAGATTCGTGTCGCCGGCCTGAAGAAGCAGATCACCTTCGCCCGTGAACAGGCGGGCGCCGATGGCCTGCAACCGCATCAGGCGTTGGCCCGCATCAGCGAACTGGTGCACGGTCACGTTGACCGTCAGTACGCGATCCTCAACGACATTCTGTTGCCGGAACTGGAAAAACATCAGGTCCGCTTCATCCGTCGCCGCAACTGGACGACCAAGCTCAAGACCTGGGTCCGCCGCTATTTCCGCGACGAGATCGCGCCGATCATCACTCCGATCGGTCTCGACCCGACGCACCCGTTCCCGTTGCTGGTGAACAAGAGCCTGAACTTCATCGTCGAACTCGAAGGTATCGACGCCTTCGGTCGCGATTCCGGTTTGGCGATCATCCCGGCACCGCGCCTGCTGCCGCGCATCATCAAGGTGCCGGAAGAAGTCGGCGGCGCGGGCGACAACTACGTGTTCCTGTCGTCGATGATCCACGCCCACGCTGATGACCTGTTCCAGGGCATGAAAGTGAAGGGCTGCTACCAGTTCCGCCTGACCCGTAACGCCGACCTGGCGCTGGACTCCGAGGACGTCGAAGACTTGGCCCGTGCCTTGCGCGGCGAACTGTTCTCGCGTCGCTACGGCGATGCGGTGCGTCTGGAAGTGGCTGACACTTGCCCGAAACACCTGTCCGACTACCTGCTCAAGCAGTTCAACCTGGGCGAGACCGAGTTGTATCAGGTCAACGGTCCGGTGAACCTGACGCGGCTGTTCAGCATCACCGGTCTGGACAGTCAGCGTGAACTGCAATACCTGCCGTTCACCCCGCAGATCCCGAAACTGCTGCAAAACAGCGAGAACATTTTCAGCGTGATCAGCAAGCAGGACATCCTGTTGCTGCACCCGTTCGAGTCGTTTACCCCGGTGGTCGACCTGCTGCGCCAGGCCGCCAAGGACCCGCATGTGTTGGCGGTGCGCCAGACGCTGTACCGCTCCGGCGCCAACTCGGAAATCGTCGATGCGCTGGTGGATGCGGCCCGTAACGGCAAGGAGGTCACCGCGGTGATCGAATTGCGTGCGCGGTTCGACGAAGAATCCAACCTGCAACTGGCCAGCCGTCTGCAAGCGGCCGGTGCGGTGGTGATCTATGGCGTGGTCGGCTTCAAGACCCACGCCAAGATGATGCTGATCCTGCGTCGCGAGGCCGGCGAAATCGTGCGTTACGCGCACTTGGGCACGGGCAACTACCACGCCGGCAACGCCCGCCTGTACACCGACTACAGCCTGCTGACCTCCGACGACGCTTTGTGCGAAGACGTCGGCAAACTGTTCAGCCAGTTGATCGGCATGGGTAAAACCCTGCGCATGAAGAAGTTGCTGCACGCGCCGTTCACCCTGAAAAAGGGCATGCTCGACATGATTGCCCGCGAAACCCAGTTCGCCCTCGACGGCAAACCGGCGCACATCATCGCCAAGTTCAACTCGCTGACCGATCCGAAGATCATTCGCGCGCTGTACAAGGCCAGCCAGTCGGGCGTGCGCATCGACCTCGTCGTGCGTGGCATGTGCTGCCTGCGACCGGGCATCGCCGGGGTCTCGCACAACATCCACGTGCGTTCGATCATCGGGCGTTTCCTGGAACACACCCGGGTTTTCTACTTCCTCAATGGCGGCGACGAGCAGATGTTCCTGTCCAGTGCCGACTGGATGGAGCGCAACCTCGACAAGCGCGTCGAGACTTGCTTCCCGGTTGAAGGCAAGAAGCTGATCATGCGGGTCAAGAAGGAGCTGGAGCTGTATCTCACCGACAACACCCACAGCTGGAGCCTGCAGTCGGATGGCCGCTACATCCGCAACACGCCGACCGGCAACCAGAATCCGCGTAGTGCTCAGGCTACGTTGCTGGAGCGGTTGGGCAGTCCGATTCTGGCTGTGCGTTAA
- the hemB gene encoding porphobilinogen synthase translates to MSFTPANRLFPATRLRRNRRDDFSRRLVRENVLTVDDLILPVFVLDGENRREAVASMPGVERLTIDLLLEEAAKWVELGIPALALFPVTPSELKSLDAAEAWNPEGIAQRATRALRAQFPELGVITDVALDPFTTHGQDGILDEEGYVQNDITVDALVRQALSHAEAGAQVVAPSDMMDGRIQAIREALEVAGHVNVRIMAYSAKYASAYYGPFRDAVGSALNLGKANKASYQMDPANSNEALHEVAADLSEGADMVMVKPGMPYLDILCRVKEEFKVPTFVYQVSGEYAMHMAAIQNGWLSEGVILESLTAFKRAGADGILTYFAVRAAQLLREQK, encoded by the coding sequence GTGAGCTTTACCCCCGCCAACCGTTTGTTCCCTGCAACCCGCCTGCGCCGTAACCGTCGTGACGATTTCTCGCGTCGACTGGTCCGTGAAAACGTGCTGACCGTCGATGACCTGATCCTGCCGGTGTTCGTGCTGGACGGTGAAAACCGTCGTGAAGCGGTGGCCTCGATGCCGGGCGTCGAACGCCTGACCATCGACCTGTTGCTCGAAGAAGCGGCCAAATGGGTCGAGCTGGGGATTCCGGCGCTGGCACTGTTCCCGGTCACGCCGTCGGAACTGAAGTCGCTGGACGCCGCCGAAGCCTGGAACCCTGAAGGCATCGCCCAACGCGCCACCCGTGCCTTGCGCGCGCAGTTCCCTGAGCTGGGTGTGATCACCGACGTCGCGCTGGACCCGTTCACCACGCACGGTCAGGACGGCATTCTCGACGAAGAAGGCTATGTGCAGAACGACATCACCGTCGACGCTCTGGTCAGGCAAGCGTTGTCCCATGCCGAAGCAGGCGCTCAGGTGGTGGCCCCGTCGGACATGATGGACGGCCGCATCCAGGCGATCCGCGAAGCCCTCGAAGTGGCCGGTCACGTCAATGTGCGGATCATGGCCTACTCGGCGAAGTACGCCAGCGCCTATTACGGGCCGTTCCGCGATGCGGTCGGTTCGGCGCTGAACCTGGGCAAGGCCAACAAGGCCTCCTATCAGATGGACCCGGCCAACAGCAACGAAGCCCTGCACGAAGTGGCGGCGGACTTGTCAGAAGGCGCAGACATGGTCATGGTCAAGCCAGGCATGCCATATCTGGACATCCTTTGCCGGGTCAAAGAAGAATTCAAAGTGCCGACTTTTGTTTATCAAGTCAGCGGCGAATACGCCATGCACATGGCGGCGATCCAGAATGGCTGGTTGAGCGAAGGGGTTATCCTCGAATCCCTGACCGCCTTTAAACGTGCAGGCGCTGATGGCATCCTGACGTACTTTGCCGTTCGTGCCGCTCAATTGTTACGAGAGCAAAAATAG
- a CDS encoding DedA family protein translates to MLQQFLHDFGYFALFLGTFFEGETILVLAGFLAFRGYMDINLVVVVAFCGSYAGDQLWYFLGRKHGRKLLARKPRWQLMGDRALEHIRKHPDIWVLSFRFVYGLRTVMPVAIGLSGYPPGRYLLLNGIGAAIWATALAAAAYHFGAVLEGMLGSIKKYELWVLGALLLLGLGLWLRRRFKNARLAKQIYADEQALKAEQAKSGETKPVE, encoded by the coding sequence ATGCTCCAACAATTTCTGCATGACTTCGGCTACTTTGCCTTGTTCCTCGGCACATTCTTCGAAGGCGAAACCATTCTGGTGCTCGCGGGCTTCCTCGCGTTCCGTGGTTACATGGACATCAACCTGGTGGTGGTCGTGGCGTTCTGCGGCAGTTATGCCGGTGATCAGCTGTGGTACTTCCTGGGACGCAAGCACGGGCGCAAGTTGCTGGCACGCAAGCCGCGTTGGCAGTTGATGGGTGACCGGGCGCTGGAACATATCCGCAAGCACCCGGACATCTGGGTCCTGAGCTTCCGCTTCGTCTACGGCCTGCGCACGGTGATGCCGGTGGCGATCGGCCTGTCGGGCTATCCACCGGGACGCTACCTGTTGCTCAACGGGATTGGCGCGGCGATCTGGGCCACCGCGCTGGCGGCCGCCGCCTATCACTTCGGCGCGGTGCTGGAAGGCATGCTGGGCAGCATCAAGAAATATGAGCTATGGGTCCTCGGCGCCCTTCTCCTGCTGGGCCTTGGCCTGTGGCTGCGCCGGCGCTTCAAGAACGCCCGCCTGGCCAAACAGATCTACGCCGATGAGCAAGCCCTGAAGGCCGAACAGGCCAAGTCTGGCGAAACTAAGCCAGTCGAGTGA
- a CDS encoding sterol desaturase family protein: protein MDFILYAVPFFFVLIAVELLADRWRGVSNYRVADAINSISTGVLSTTTGLLTKGVGLLTYAFALKHLALFELSADSVWVWVFAFVFYDFCYYWLHRMGHERNILWAAHSVHHQSEDYNLSTALRQTSTGFLLSWIFYLPMAVVGVPLLVFVSVAALNLLYQFWVHTRHIPKLGWFEWFFVTPSNHRAHHAQNALYMDRNYGGVFIIWDRLFGSFQEEDDNEPVIFGVTTPLASWNPIWANVQFYAQLWADARRTESTWDKLRIWFMRTGWRPADVAAKYPMNKTDLSQFRKFEVPLDGRQQLYVLLQFCVYIALGSYLMNLEPSLPTAALVLGWSAVALGLFVLGVALENRPWALKLELLRLASNVPLVWLAPLVGLWPASAVGWIGLLSYSLLSGIGLYCCRNRFTRLA, encoded by the coding sequence ATGGACTTCATTCTGTATGCGGTGCCGTTTTTCTTTGTGCTGATTGCCGTCGAATTGCTGGCCGACCGTTGGCGCGGGGTCAGCAACTATCGGGTGGCGGACGCGATCAACAGCATCAGCACCGGCGTGCTCTCGACCACCACGGGACTGCTGACAAAGGGCGTGGGCCTGCTGACCTACGCGTTTGCCCTCAAGCATCTGGCGCTGTTCGAACTTTCGGCCGACAGCGTGTGGGTCTGGGTGTTTGCCTTCGTCTTTTATGACTTCTGCTACTACTGGCTGCATCGCATGGGCCACGAGCGCAACATCCTCTGGGCCGCGCATTCTGTGCATCATCAGAGCGAGGACTACAACCTCTCTACCGCCCTGCGCCAGACCAGTACCGGGTTTCTGCTGAGCTGGATTTTCTACCTGCCCATGGCGGTCGTCGGCGTGCCGTTGCTGGTGTTCGTCAGCGTCGCGGCGCTGAACCTGCTGTACCAGTTCTGGGTGCATACCCGGCACATTCCCAAGCTCGGCTGGTTCGAGTGGTTCTTCGTCACGCCATCCAATCATCGGGCTCACCATGCACAGAACGCTCTCTACATGGATCGCAACTACGGCGGGGTGTTCATTATTTGGGACCGTCTGTTCGGCTCGTTCCAGGAAGAAGACGACAACGAACCGGTGATTTTCGGCGTGACCACGCCGCTGGCGAGCTGGAATCCGATATGGGCGAACGTGCAGTTCTACGCGCAGTTGTGGGCGGATGCGCGACGGACGGAAAGCACCTGGGACAAGCTGCGGATCTGGTTCATGCGCACCGGTTGGCGACCGGCGGACGTGGCGGCGAAATACCCGATGAACAAGACGGATTTGAGCCAGTTCCGCAAATTCGAAGTGCCGCTGGACGGGCGTCAGCAGCTCTACGTGCTGTTGCAGTTCTGCGTCTACATCGCGCTGGGCAGCTATCTGATGAACCTGGAGCCGAGCCTGCCAACCGCCGCCCTGGTGTTGGGCTGGAGTGCAGTGGCGCTGGGATTGTTTGTCTTGGGCGTGGCCCTGGAGAATCGCCCGTGGGCGTTGAAGCTGGAGCTGCTGCGGCTGGCGTCGAATGTGCCGCTGGTGTGGCTGGCGCCGCTGGTTGGGCTGTGGCCGGCCAGTGCGGTGGGCTGGATCGGCCTGCTTAGTTACAGCCTGCTCAGCGGGATCGGTCTCTATTGCTGTAGAAACCGATTCACTCGACTGGCTTAG
- the elbB gene encoding isoprenoid biosynthesis glyoxalase ElbB: MSKKVAVILSGCGVYDGAEIYESVITLLRLDQRGAQVQCFAPNIAQLHVINHLTGEEMPESRNVLVESARIARGEIKDIREADAEDFDALIIPGGFGSAKNLSNFAIEGTGCTVQPDVLALTEAFAEAGKPVGLICISPALAAKIYGPGVTCTIGNDADTAAALNKMGATHKECAVSDIVEDKARKLVSTPAYMLAQTISEAAGGINKLVDRVLELTHENDA, from the coding sequence ATGAGCAAAAAAGTTGCAGTGATCCTTTCCGGTTGTGGCGTGTACGACGGCGCCGAGATCTATGAGAGCGTCATTACCCTGCTGCGCCTGGACCAGCGTGGTGCGCAGGTGCAGTGTTTCGCACCGAATATCGCGCAGTTGCACGTGATCAACCACCTGACCGGCGAAGAAATGCCCGAGTCGCGCAATGTGCTGGTGGAGTCGGCGCGCATCGCCCGTGGCGAGATCAAGGACATCCGCGAAGCAGACGCCGAAGACTTCGATGCGCTGATCATTCCCGGCGGTTTCGGCTCGGCCAAGAACCTCTCCAACTTCGCCATCGAAGGCACCGGCTGCACCGTACAACCGGATGTCCTGGCCCTGACCGAAGCGTTCGCCGAGGCCGGCAAACCGGTCGGCCTGATCTGCATTTCGCCGGCGCTGGCGGCAAAAATCTATGGCCCCGGCGTGACCTGCACCATCGGCAACGACGCCGACACCGCAGCGGCGCTGAACAAGATGGGCGCTACTCATAAAGAGTGCGCCGTCAGCGATATCGTCGAAGACAAGGCGCGCAAACTGGTGAGCACCCCGGCGTACATGCTGGCGCAAACGATCAGTGAAGCAGCGGGCGGGATCAACAAACTGGTCGACCGGGTACTCGAACTGACCCACGAAAACGACGCCTGA
- a CDS encoding YaiI/YqxD family protein yields the protein MRVWIDADACPRAAKDLVVKFALKRRFEVVLVAGQPQIKPGLALVKLIVVPSGPDAADDYLVEHAVSGELVICSDVPLADRLVKKGVAALDPRGKEFDAQNMGDRLAVRNLFTDLREQGQMSGGPAPFGEREKQAFANALDRILTRLTRKV from the coding sequence ATGCGTGTCTGGATCGATGCCGACGCCTGCCCTCGGGCGGCCAAGGATCTGGTGGTGAAGTTCGCCCTCAAGCGCCGGTTTGAAGTGGTGCTTGTGGCGGGGCAGCCGCAGATCAAGCCGGGGCTGGCGCTGGTTAAGCTGATCGTGGTGCCCAGTGGCCCGGATGCCGCCGATGACTATCTGGTGGAACACGCGGTTTCCGGTGAACTGGTGATTTGCAGCGATGTGCCGTTGGCTGACCGTCTGGTGAAAAAGGGCGTTGCGGCGCTGGACCCACGGGGCAAGGAATTCGATGCGCAGAACATGGGTGATCGGTTGGCGGTGCGCAACCTGTTCACCGATTTGCGCGAGCAAGGGCAGATGAGCGGCGGCCCGGCGCCGTTTGGGGAGCGCGAGAAGCAGGCGTTTGCCAATGCGCTGGACCGGATTTTGACCCGCTTGACCCGCAAAGTCTGA
- a CDS encoding cytochrome c/FTR1 family iron permease: MIAPSRFLAWLLAPVFALCSFNLLADTVEGAPQALHLLDYIGADYPEAVQAGKVVNESEYREQLEFAQALQGLVAAMPAKPEKAALEQGIGTLRSAIAAHQEGADVARQARQLGAKLAVAYEVSQAPIITPDPTRGAPLYAQHCSVCHGDTGAGDGPAGVGLTPPPANLRDNARLDHLSLYAIYNTLGLGVEGTDMPAFADQLDDRQRWDLATYIASFSADPATGNGDKVYNIADLARQTPAEVQAADGPQAAATFRAQRAQPPQVKRGPAQLLDYTAATLDKSVAAYRAGDHDQAYDLSVAAYLEGFELVESSLDNVDANVRKDTEKSLMAYRQSLQDGLPIDQVEQCLEAAKAKLKTSAGLLGSDGLSWSLSYISGLLILLREGLEAILVLAAILAFLRNTGQQSAVRSVNFGWGLALLAGLGTWALAAYVIDVSGSQRELLEGATALFASVMVLWLGVWMHDRRHAAAWQDYIKSSLVGGGGRFGFAILAFFSVYRELFEVILFYETLWLQAGPAGHDAVLAGGATALVLLVGLAWVILRGSAKLPLTLFFSINAALLCALSVVFAGHGVKALQEAGIFGTRPVPFFEFDWLGIHADAYSLTAQAVAIAAIVVLYGRSWVAEKRRVAVS, from the coding sequence ATGATTGCCCCCTCCCGTTTCCTGGCCTGGCTGCTAGCGCCGGTGTTTGCCTTGTGCAGTTTCAACCTGCTGGCGGACACGGTGGAAGGCGCACCGCAAGCCCTGCATTTACTCGACTACATCGGTGCGGACTACCCGGAAGCGGTGCAGGCAGGCAAGGTCGTCAACGAGTCCGAATATCGCGAGCAACTTGAGTTCGCCCAGGCTTTGCAAGGATTGGTGGCGGCAATGCCAGCCAAACCGGAAAAGGCCGCGCTGGAACAGGGCATCGGCACGCTGCGCAGCGCGATCGCCGCGCACCAGGAGGGCGCTGACGTCGCACGTCAGGCGCGGCAACTCGGCGCGAAACTGGCCGTGGCCTATGAGGTCAGCCAGGCGCCGATCATTACCCCGGACCCGACCCGTGGCGCGCCGCTGTACGCTCAGCACTGTTCGGTGTGCCATGGCGACACCGGTGCGGGCGACGGCCCGGCAGGCGTCGGCCTGACGCCACCGCCGGCCAATCTGCGTGATAACGCACGTCTGGATCACCTGAGTCTCTACGCGATCTACAACACTCTGGGCCTCGGGGTTGAGGGCACGGATATGCCGGCCTTCGCCGATCAGCTGGATGATCGTCAGCGTTGGGACCTGGCCACCTACATCGCCAGCTTCAGCGCCGATCCGGCTACCGGCAATGGCGACAAGGTCTACAACATTGCCGATCTGGCCCGTCAGACCCCGGCAGAAGTACAGGCCGCTGACGGCCCGCAAGCCGCCGCGACGTTCCGCGCGCAACGGGCGCAGCCGCCGCAGGTCAAGCGTGGCCCGGCGCAGTTACTCGACTACACCGCCGCAACCCTGGACAAGAGCGTCGCGGCCTACCGCGCCGGTGACCACGATCAAGCCTATGACCTGTCGGTAGCGGCGTACCTGGAAGGCTTCGAACTGGTCGAAAGCTCCCTGGACAATGTCGACGCCAACGTGCGCAAGGACACTGAAAAGTCGCTGATGGCTTATCGTCAGTCGCTGCAGGATGGCTTGCCGATCGATCAGGTCGAGCAGTGTCTGGAAGCCGCCAAGGCGAAGTTGAAGACGTCTGCCGGTTTGCTGGGCAGCGATGGCTTGAGCTGGTCGCTGAGCTACATCTCCGGTCTGTTGATCTTGCTGCGTGAAGGCCTGGAAGCGATTCTGGTGCTGGCGGCGATCCTCGCTTTTCTGCGCAACACTGGCCAGCAGTCGGCAGTGCGCAGCGTCAACTTCGGTTGGGGGCTGGCGCTGCTGGCCGGTCTGGGCACCTGGGCACTGGCGGCGTATGTGATCGATGTCAGTGGTTCACAGCGTGAATTGCTGGAAGGTGCGACAGCGCTGTTCGCCAGCGTCATGGTGCTGTGGCTCGGCGTGTGGATGCACGACCGTCGCCATGCCGCGGCCTGGCAGGATTACATCAAGAGCAGTCTGGTGGGCGGCGGTGGGCGTTTCGGCTTTGCGATCCTGGCGTTCTTCTCGGTGTATCGCGAACTGTTCGAAGTGATTCTGTTCTACGAAACCCTGTGGTTGCAGGCAGGCCCGGCGGGCCATGACGCAGTGCTGGCCGGTGGCGCCACGGCGCTGGTGTTGCTGGTGGGTCTGGCGTGGGTGATCCTGCGCGGTTCGGCAAAACTGCCGCTGACGCTGTTCTTCAGCATCAACGCCGCGCTGCTCTGCGCGTTGTCGGTGGTGTTCGCCGGACATGGCGTGAAGGCGTTGCAGGAAGCCGGGATCTTCGGCACGCGGCCTGTGCCGTTCTTTGAGTTCGACTGGCTGGGGATTCATGCGGATGCGTATTCGCTGACGGCCCAGGCGGTGGCGATTGCTGCGATTGTTGTGTTGTATGGTCGTAGCTGGGTGGCTGAGAAGCGGCGGGTGGCTGTTTCTTAA